The Puntigrus tetrazona isolate hp1 chromosome 3, ASM1883169v1, whole genome shotgun sequence nucleotide sequence TTTGGGTTGTGTTAGTTTAATTGTTAAACTTGAACAaaagcagaaacaaaaaaacaaaggcactaTGAGTACATGTCACAGGAACTATGTCAGTCTAGCATTTTCTAATAACATATCGACATCATTTATTTCAGTCCCTGAGTACACGTTACTCTCAgctacttaatatgtcctcaaACGAGTTTCATCAAAGACAGATCGACCACATACATACATTGAAAAATAGAGAATACTGAGTGGaattcagaattgaaataaacaaattgcaaataaataaattcactttCAAATTTTCCAGAAACTAACAGATTTGGGAAAGATCTGATTGTCATTGCTTATCTAGTGAGACCACTAAAAACCAAGTGCTAATACCAAAGAGAGATGcacataaataagtaaaataataaaaggacaACTGGAACATGCCCTGTTGATcataaatactgtttttgccTGAATGTGTCACTGGAACTAAAATTAGCTGAGGATTTTGAATAGGTTGTAGGAGACACTAAttaaactgtcaaaaaaaacacacaacacaaatacatttctgcttCCTGTGCaactatttatacatttataggTCAACTGGGCAAAAATATCCCATTATACTCCAAAGCCACAGATCTTGCTCATGCCATACATTCTGTTCCATTATCACCATTAGCCGGTTAAAAGGTCCCTCTTCTAATTtaatctctctttctgtcactGTTAAATTATTCTTTCATACTCTTTCAAAATGTCTCGTTTATAATGGCAGTTCTTCTGGGGTCCTTGGACAAAATAGCTTAGTGCTGATCTTACTGCCATAATTCCATGTAATTTGGAGAATTTGATTATAATCTGATTGGTGGTTTTCACAGAAGActgataaatattaatgaactaaGAATTCCATCAGCTGCCCACAACTGAGCCTAACATACCCCTTCAGTGGAATAACTTAAATAACTCttcttaaaatgcattcttcttaaaatgCAATCTAGACAGGTTAGATGCTTGTTTTGTGTCAAAAACCACACACAAGAAAACTTGATACCTGCCAGAAATTGATCACAGTCCAGTCAGTGCTCTCTCCAAGCTGATTTGCTCAGGACTGTCTTGGCCTAAAGGGGAGCAGATACCCAACTTGTCTCTATCCTCTGGGTAACTGTTCGTTTTGGGCAAAGTCATTTGCAACGCACACCACAGAGCGGTCCGGGCCTTTCTGGTGCTGCTGCACAGATCCTTCACTGCAGATGCCAACAGAAGGATCtctgtgaaatgtgaaaaataaaatatttttttcccttttttaacACACAAGAATCATCTACGTTAACAAAGCAAATGTTGTTACTAAAGGCTGGATTACGCGACATGAtttttacattgattttgtgAAAGGGACAGATTTGAGATGACAGATTTCCTAGAAAACAATGCACATGTTTCAGCGTCAGTTTGTTGTGATCGGAACAATTTGAAAGTGTACGCTACCGTATGATCCGGTTTTCAGATTTGGTAAGTGTATGAAACCcagctttttaaaatctgttcagattttGAAAGTCATGTAGTTTATTCCAGCCTTAAGCAGTTAAACAAAGGCTGAGTGGGACTTTACCGAGCCCTGTCATCTTCCACTCGTCTAGCACTGTGGCTTCACACTAGTTTATATAACTGGTTGTAACTGGTTTCTTTATAGTGTATGACTCACTAACCCCTGTCCTCTCTAAACAAGGCCACTGGCTGCCTCTGTCTGCTGCTGGCATTGATGAATTCGTCCTTGCGGCGTGCCTGAGTGATGTAGATGACCTCAAGATGCCTGTCCAATGCTGAGCCAATATTAGCATGAAATGGAAAACTGCGCAACTGCTCCATCTTGCCTAGCAAGCCTGCCACCTACAAACACAATGCAATTCTGCATTATAATatagaaactttttttcacagtttaaagcacttacaattaaattctagaatataaaatcacaataaacaaattataCAATTATGTAAATGGTTCACTTTCTATGAAGTTGtcagtttcttttttctactgtttatttaaagccTGAAGTCAACATAACACAATGGATAccaatagaataaaataattttaattattctttcaTGATTTCATAAATGtcccaaagcacaataaaactgtaataatgtcAATAACGCCATTTATGTCAATGTTGGTAGTgacaaatgttatttatgtgtttttttctctttacattttttcactatttttttatttgtgggcAGGCTCACTAACACAGTCTCGTAGCCCCCGTTTGAAAACCCTTGGTAAGACTTTTATACTGAACTGACCCTGGCCTGTTCGCGCAGCTGGTCTACAATGAGGCGGTCCAGTCTGGTGGGATTTGGAGGCATTTTGGGTAAAACACTACTGGTCACCACAGACACACGTTTTCCTGGGTAAGTCTTAGTAAGAACAGCTTCTgcctgtaaaaaatatattacattagtTTCTCACTTCATTGTGAAATTAGCCTATGTGGTAATTTATTTACCAAGACAAAATCTGtacaagaaaataatttaagttGTTAATTAAAACTTACAAGAAATAACACACAAGATATTTTCAGGTGTTATTcaccaccaaaaaaaataacacttacttgctttctctctttttccagcGTCCTCCACTGCTCGTAACATTCCTCCAAGTAAAAGTGTAGCTGACTGTTGGGGCTTCCGAGTGTCTTGCCAAACTTGGGTAAAGTCATGGCCGACAGAAATCCGGAGAATGACCCATCTCCTGCTTGGCTTAGCCCAATACATTCTTGTAGATAAGGGCTAAATGCTGAAACATCTCCATCTGGCAGACGTTCATTCATGTCGATGAGAGGCACAGAGCAGTAGGGCAACTGTGACTGAATTGTGTTGCATGTGCTTTTTCTGGGATCACCCATCTGGTATAGGAATGGGAAAAGTTGTGATGGTATAGCTTTGGGCGAGTTTGAACTTGCTCCGTTATGTCTCATTTGTCCTCCATAGAAACTGGCCAGTCCCTGATATGGGTTCTGGAGAAGCCCTGTTTTTTTGTCTGCCTCTTTAGGGAAACCAGGAAGTTTGGGTTTCATGCTAAATCTCTGAGAAAAACACCCATCATTCATAAGGCCCACCGACAACCTGTTGTTCTCCAGCTGGAGGTCAAAATCTGAAATATCCACATTTCCAGCTCCCTTCCTTAAATCTTCAAGACTGACCTGGCCTATCGCACCATGTAGATTTACTGTGTTCCCCTGAGTCAAATCAGCTGAGATTCTCGCTGAAGGTTGGAACAACTGCTGGGAAGGAAGCAATGGAACAGCCCCGgatgtgtttgtgagttttGCAAAACCCTGCAATTCATTGTTGCAGGTGGTCTTTGCTGAGATCTTAGCTTGTTTTTGGTAATGGTTTGAATGGATAGGCTGGTATTGCTTTACACACTTTTGGGCAGTGCCATTTCCTATCAGACCAGCTTCTTTCTTTGGGTGGAAAGCTGGAGGCACAATGGTAGGAGAAAAAGACTTTGGTGGCCCAAACCTTGAAAATTCATTTGTAGCATAATGACCTTGTTTCTTCTCCGCTACTTTAGCTCCTCTTTGCTCCATATGGTTGCGTGTCACCTCATTCGTAAAATCTGGTGTTTGAGTAATAAGCTCTGACATCCTTTGAAAGGCATGACTCTTCTGGTCTGTCGTGATTTCCTCAAAATTCCTCCTTGCTAAAAGACCGTTCTGGTTAGATTCTCTGCAATAGTTTATATCCTGCTCTGCCAAAAGAAAGGCCAATTTACTGACATCCTGCACAGAAAACAACTGGGTGTTTTTCAGTTCATCTTTGCTCACAGAGGAAAATTCATGAGATGAACTGAAAAAGGAGTCATCCATTGATTGTGGAGGGCAACAGGAGTTGTTGACTGAGTTTATGTAATCTGAAAGGCAGTTAGTGGTGCTGCAGTATCCTTCCTCAGGTTTACCAGGCCTGGTCTGGTAGAGGCTAGAGCTTAATGTTGGGGGTGTGCTCAGGCCTGGGGGACGAGGGGTATCTTGAGGAGAGTATGTGTCAGCCTCTCCGTTACAGGTGGAGAAATTGCAGGGAAGTGCAAAAGAATCAAAACCATTGCAATTTTGAAATCCGACCCACTGATGAGATTCTCTACCAGCAAGCTGAGGAGAAATATTGCTGACTGGTTTAGGACAAATCTGTTTTGTTGGGAATCCAGAAATGGGTGGCATCTGTATCCCATTATTGAGGTACTGCATCCTGTCTTCTCTTGTCAACTTTGGAGACCAGACACCTTTCAGACTAGATGGTATCttactaaaaacaacacaaaaaagatGGTGGATTGttgatttaaaggaatatttcaatatttacagAGATTCAAAATCATGTccaccatccaccagcattacaaagcattttttattccaactgtgttcgtctgaaagaaaaaagccaTGCGCTGTTTTCATAGCATACACTATTTGTGTGCAGCGAttctctccaaaatggtgctatggTGAtgaatttgttgaataaaatagttttttttgttttctttgattgaaccactgatagcAGGTGGACTATTCTGATggtgtctttcatacttttttagACCCTGACAGTataatttacttggcagtcaaaaggacagtcacaagcctctcggTTATCATCCATAATATCTtcaattgtgttccgaagataaaCAAAGACTTTACGAGGAGTGATTAATGACACTTTgtcataaaatgtcataaaatgttaacacaaaacagttaaatgtttaacatatgtttatttttaacttgtaactagatttatataatttgaCATACAAAagtagtaataattaatttctgtaacaTAAATCAAGAGGCACTTACTTCTCTGAGACATATGAGGAGTATAGGTCCATTGAATCTGGTTCTTCCAAGATGTCTGACACTAATCCATAAAGATCGGCCTCACTCCCACAGTTATTGGCATCTACCAGATTTCTAtgcaaaattaacattatttttctatttaataacaAATCCATTTTGACTCACAGTAGCATGTTAATAtgtaacaacttttttttacagtattattaataattataaaacctAACTAACCTGTTATTAGGTATGGCTTGAGGCCAGTTCATTGATTTACAGTCTTCCTCCTCAGTTGGCCAAACACTGTGAGGCAGTGGTGCAGAGTCTTGCACAGGGCAGTCCAACAATGGGTTATATGACAGCAACCCACTGTCTCTGAAGCTATTCTGCAATTAAAGAACACACCATTTGTTCATTAAAGACATATAAAGAAGTTGTTAATTAGATAAAGTAtatgcaatacatttattacaataattgcGTATGTAAAAGTAAGCAAAATTAACAATGCAACTGCAAAAAATGCAGtgcaaaaaatgctatttaattagTCTGTTATTACAAATGCTGCCCTTTTCAAATATCTATTGAAATATTGTAATTCATATAAAACCATAGCAACGCACAACAGACCACACTTAACATCTTTTACATTTGGAAAGACCCATAGACATCTGACATTTTTTCTGAATAGTAGATAAACATATTACTACACATTCAAGCATACTCTCCTTTGCAGTAAAGCCACAATTTGAAGAGGCCTTCTCACCTTAGGCTTGTTTGTGGAAAAGTAGGAGTCAGATCCTGAATAATGAAATCGATCAAAGCCTGTTCTTGCTCCATTTGTATCCACATTGATTTTGCTTTTCGCTGCATTATTAACCTTAAAGTAAAAGAGGACAATGGACAATAATGACATGACAAAAAACGCATGGTTTTTACATGCAGTAAAATGAGGCCTTGTggggatttctttttttctgatgatACATATCCGACTTCACCTTTATTACTTAAACATGAGTCGATATCACTGCACTTTAACTACTATGCTAAcgttaattaatatattaattagtcACGGTGTACACCTGGTATCATGTATCATGTCgcttattaaaatatcttcacaAGCTGACAGAAAGAGTGAACTAGTCCGaaatttttcctcagaattaAATCTCTTACCTCCATTGACAATGAACTTTGCAGGCAGAGGGCCTCTCGATATAAATTAGcgatataatttataaatataattataaatatataattttcacgATTCTTCTAATTAGTCAAATGATTTActatgcaaataaattaaagacGACAAATCTCTTTCACTTGAATTTATAAGCCCTCGACCTCGCCCTTTTCTCCTGACGAATGCAAGAAGTTAACCGCGAAGCGAAGAGTTCGCCGTCCAGAGACGACAACTGTTTCTCACATTCCTATTGGCTAAACCGATTCaattagccaatcagaatccaacAAATGGTCGCGAGGGTTTATGTAGTCAGGCTTAGTAACGGAAGAacatattagtttaaaaaaagaaaatttcatAAGAAATGACATAACGTGCatctttcagaatttttatttttattttctcctctTAAACACTGTTGTACAGTCCGATTGTACAGTCcgatttacttttatttttgtaatgttcaatcattatatatatatatatatatatatatattatttatttttttttttttttttttttatttatttttttttttttttttaactgacagaatttttactgttttgttttcaactgttacatttaaaagacattGCAAAATGTCTAACATCTCAGATATCAAAATTGAAAAtcttatgttaaataaatagataattaGTGTATGATTTTGTGTGTCGTTCTGGTGTTTGAGGGTCAGATTTATTAATTAGCCTTAGTCTTCCAGACTGAACAGCTGGTACCACTACAATActattaatgattttaaaatatatgtatttaaatgtcaaatataaaaaagcattgcATAGGATGAATGTTCCTAACAACCTACAGCCACAAGATGTCACCACTATCCAtctcatagatagatagatagatagatagatagatagatagatagatagatagatagatagatagatagatagatagatagatagatagatagatagatagatagaaaacgggtttttttattattaaatgggttgtttgttttgttttgcttttcagaAAACGGAATTTCCAAATTCTGTTTCTCTTCCTTCTTTCTTACTATAACTTCTCGCTcgaataaaaactttttaaaaaatgctctATGTTTTCAGATGACTAATGGCATATGGTGTTGATATGGGTCTTGAGCGATTCAATTGGTCTGAAGACCTTGTGATGGGGGTTTAGGGTAGAGAAATCTGTTTCAAGACCCCCGAAATCCCTCCTCCTTCTCATACTCCCTTCAAAGTCAGCGAGAGGCAGCCCAGGGGGAACTTGAAACAGTCTGACGGACAAAGGGGGAAAAGTCACGCAGTCGCTCCTGCGCGCAACAGATATTCCTCTCAGAGTACGTTATGCGATTTACACTAGCTCGCGAGACTTTTTGTTTTCGATTAGCAAATAACATGTCGCCGAAAGCGTAGTTTGCGGACTTGTGTTCAGTGAAAGTTAGGCGGAACTTTCCGGGACAATGCAGACGAGTGGAAGTTTGTGTCTGCTTTTGGCACTGATGTTGCCCTGCTGTTTCGTAGCGTCTGGACAGTATCACGGAGATAGTGGTATAGCCGTCCCCGACCACGGCTTCTGTCAGCCCATAACCATCCCCCTGTGCACGGACATCGCTTACAACCAAACCATAATGCCGAATCTGGTCGGACACTACAACCAAGAGGATGCAGGGCTGGAGGTCCACCAGTTTTACCCGCTGGTCAAGGTACAGTGCTCTCCTGAACTCAAGTTTTTCCTGTGCTCCATGTATGCGCcggtgtgcacggttctggagaAAGCCATCCCGCCATGCCGCTCCATTTGTGAGAGGGCGAAGCACGGCTGCGAGGCCCTCATGAACAAGTTTGGCTTCCAGTGGCCAGAGCGGTTGAGATGCGAACATTTTCCAGTGCTGGGAGACGGACACCTCTGTGTGGGCCAGAATGACTCCATGGCTACAGTGTCGCCCGTTCACATGCCCGTTCCAGGAACGCCCGGCATTCAGCTGTACTCCTCGCCGGACAAGCCCTTCCGCTGCCCATCAATGCTCAAAGTGCCTACGTACCTTAGTTATAAATTCCTGGGCGAGCTGGACTGCGGCGCTCCATGCGAGTCCTCCAGAACACATGGGGCTTATATGTTCTTCACGGACCAGGAGATCGAGTTTGCACGGATTTGGATCCTCATCTGGTCCTCTCTCTGCTGTGCATCCACATTATTCACCGTCACCACGTATTTAGTGGACATGCAGCGTTTTAGATACCCAGAACGTCCGATTATATTCTTGTCCGGCTGCTATACCATGGTTTCCATTGCGTATATCGCTGGTTACTTTCTCGGGGACAAAGTTGTGTGCAACGAGAGCTTTTTTACAGACAGCTATAAAACTATTGTGCAAGGTACAAAGAAAGAAGGGTGCACGATTCTGTTCATGATGCTGTATTTCTTCAGTATGGCGTCTTCAATCTGGTGGGTCATCCTGTCTCTCACTTGGTTCCTGGCGGCTGGCATGAAATGGGGCCATGAGGCTATTGAAGCCAATTCCCAGTACTTTCACCTGGCTGCCTGGGCAGTTCCGGCTGTAAAGACTATTAGCATTCTGGCCATGGGGCAGATCGATGGAGATGTGTTAAGTGGCGTATGCTTTGTGGGCCTGAACAATCTGGATCCCTTGAGGGGCTTCGTGTTGGCCCCTCTCTTCATCTACCTCTTCATTGGCACCTCGTTCCTCCTCGCCGGCTTCGTGTCTCTGTTTCGTATCCGCACCATCATGAAGCACGACGGCACCAAGACCGAGAAGCTGGAGCGCTTGATGGTCCGCATCGGTGTGTTTTCGGTTCTCTACACCGTCCCGGCCACCATCGTCATCGCTTGCTTTTTTTACGAGCAGGCCTTCAGGCAGCACTGGGAGAAGAGCTGGATCAGTACAAACTGTAAAAGCCTGGCCATCCCCTGCCCCATGCAGCCCGCTCCCCACATGACCCCCGACTTCACCGTCTTCATGATCAAGTACCTCATGACTCTCATTGTAGGGATCACCTCGGGATTCTGGATCTGGTCGGGGAAGACGCTGCACTCTTGGAGGAAGTTCTACACGCGTTTGACCAGTAGCGGACAAGGGGAGACCACTGTCTGAAATGGGAGATAGGGATACACATTTTCATGCAATAATGATTTTGGAACTGCAAAAACATAGTAAAGTGCCTTCGATTGTCAGTATTTTGAAAGCTGTTACACTTATTTTTAGACCGGCAGAGACTTTCAAGTGGAAAGAGAAATGGGACGTAAACCACTTGACTTCCCCAAACAAACATGGCCAATTTGATACCAAGTGCAGAAGTGTTTTCCTCCCCCATTCTATTGcccccccctttttttttctcataagcTGCTGGCCATAAAAACTCAACTTGGAAAGTGAGATACCAGCTGGGAATTCAACAAACGACAGAGCAATGAAAGCCATGGGGGGAGGAGACCTGGGAAGCCTGCTATCTAATATACAGCAGCAGGCGGTtgtgttaaatgtaattaaaacattgtacataatattgtaaaaatctgtatttgaacattattatatattagtatttaagcaagtcgttttttttgttactcTGTAGTATCTAGAATTTGTAGCCGCTAGTCTCTCTTTCGTATCTTCTGTACTCATGTTTGCTCTGTTTCAAATTAAAGttgttgtaaataataatactattctttttaaacattatttagttgtggatttaaaagaaaaaaatacctaAAAGTAAACAATCTCTCATTTGCTTACActttatgttgttgtttatgTTCTTCTGGAAgataagaatattttttaagaaaaaatgttttgtccttGCAATGAAAGCcaatgaaatgttgtttttgacattcattgtatggacaaaaaaaaaaaaaaatcagttcctcaaaatgtttatttttgttagtgtGTGTTCGACAGATTGAAAGTCATAGGTGTGGAACAACTCGAGGagtaatgatgacagaattttcattttggattaaTTGTTTTAGCATAAAAGCAACTACAATAATTCACTGTTATTCAAATATTTCTACCAGATTTTAAGACTCCTTTTCCACAAACACTTTCCCAAACTCAGAGTTTGGAATGGTTGTAtgtgagtcagagagagagagtgtgctgccttttttttcttttgattgtaGTGTGAAACAGGCAGCCGTTGAGGAGCAAATGGTTCTCGCATGGTCCTGAGAGCTGAGGCATgcaggaaaaaaatggaaagcaCATGATgaaatgactgtgtgtgtgtgtgtgtgtctgtgtgctcgTCAAAAACCTGCCTGCTTTACTGAAATGGTGGAGTGTATAGTCTGTTAGTGATCAGTACGAAGCTAAAAATTTTTATTCCACTGTGGGTTTTTATTCCACTAACTTTGTCTGCATCCATGTAtggctgcttttttttcttctttgcttTGGTCTGTGAGTGTATGCTTGTGAGCTCAGGTTTCTAATCTAATGCATGCCCCTGGGCAGCCAATTTCATGCACTACCCCTCATACAATGTTTGCCTTCTCCCTTTACGCCAAATCGTGCTCATTTAACATGCACCACTTTCCGTGTGCACTTCATaccctgtttttatttttaccactATGTATCCCCTAGAATTTATACATAGAAATGTCAATGAGCCAAGATTTTGTGTTTACCAGTCAACGAATTGGAAAAAGTATATACAAAATTTTGCTAAAAGGTTTATTTCTTATTAGAGTTGTCGGTTATGCTCACCAAagttatgcattcatttgatcaaaaagtacattataataatatggtcaaatgaagttcAACatataactattttctattcaaaagtattttaaattgtattcctgtgatgcaaaactgaacttcatcagccattactccagtcgtcagtgtcacatgatcctttagaaaaaaatatgctaaTCTGGTGcacaacaaacatttcttataatttttttgtgtaagcataatatttttttctagttcaaaacgttcaaaagaacagcatttatttcccatttaaatcttttgtagcattataatttaacattttacgtCTTTACCTTCATCTAATaaatccttgctgaataaaggtaTTGATTTCCtttcaaaatgagaaaaaaaagatgttttaaatagtATCAAATGTAGTTTCACATCAACTTAAGTACGAGTTGTAAATCACATCAGCTGAGAAGGCACAAATAATGCTATGCCTAAGCCTCAAAATCCAATAGAATCCCAAAATAAGTGCTAATACATTTACCTCTTTCTACATTATCTTCTAATCACCTGTGTTCTGAATGAATAAACAGCCATTATGAAACTACTGTACAGTCCACACTCGGGACGTTCATAATGTCGGTGGCGGGGGTTTttccttttatgtttttttctattttggtgTATTCAAACAGGCATTTAGCTGGCTCGTTTCACGATCCTTTGGTGCCTTCAACCAAATGTTCTTCACGTCAGTGATTCCCAGCTGGTTTCGAATCAGATCCCAGACTTTGCAATGGACTTCAAATGGCAACCAAACCTAAATTGTTTAATGTATAAGAGTAACAAACTCGTCTTAAAAATCGatctgacatttatttaaacgaaATGCAGCTGACAATTCGCCGCGCAAAACACGATGTAGTCAGCATAAACCACGTTTGGCCGCAGCCCACCGGCTGAGAACCGCTGCTCTGCACATACACGCTCTCCGTTACATCTGTTAAATACACACGCATTAATCCTGGTAGCCGAGCTGATGGAGGACACGGATACCTCAAATAGTACGATGGACAACTAGAAAGACTGTGTGTTAATGGAAAATGCTGTGTGTAGGTATGTGTTTATGAGTGTTAACTTCAGTATGATCTCTTCAAACATGTAGTCAAGCGTAAATGCTCGCAACACTGGAATCCCCCGAAAGATATAGACCAGTAATTCAACTCCCCTGGAGATGATGTCATGACACGGGTGAAGGGAAAGAAAGGAGATCCACCCTTAAAACTCTCTTAAAACtgattgttgtttatttattaattgctttaattcatttatattgagaaagaatatattcaaatgaagTTTATATTC carries:
- the moto gene encoding meiosis-specific coiled-coil domain-containing protein MEIOC, with protein sequence MEVNNAAKSKINVDTNGARTGFDRFHYSGSDSYFSTNKPKNSFRDSGLLSYNPLLDCPVQDSAPLPHSVWPTEEEDCKSMNWPQAIPNNRNLVDANNCGSEADLYGLVSDILEEPDSMDLYSSYVSENKIPSSLKGVWSPKLTREDRMQYLNNGIQMPPISGFPTKQICPKPVSNISPQLAGRESHQWVGFQNCNGFDSFALPCNFSTCNGEADTYSPQDTPRPPGLSTPPTLSSSLYQTRPGKPEEGYCSTTNCLSDYINSVNNSCCPPQSMDDSFFSSSHEFSSVSKDELKNTQLFSVQDVSKLAFLLAEQDINYCRESNQNGLLARRNFEEITTDQKSHAFQRMSELITQTPDFTNEVTRNHMEQRGAKVAEKKQGHYATNEFSRFGPPKSFSPTIVPPAFHPKKEAGLIGNGTAQKCVKQYQPIHSNHYQKQAKISAKTTCNNELQGFAKLTNTSGAVPLLPSQQLFQPSARISADLTQGNTVNLHGAIGQVSLEDLRKGAGNVDISDFDLQLENNRLSVGLMNDGCFSQRFSMKPKLPGFPKEADKKTGLLQNPYQGLASFYGGQMRHNGASSNSPKAIPSQLFPFLYQMGDPRKSTCNTIQSQLPYCSVPLIDMNERLPDGDVSAFSPYLQECIGLSQAGDGSFSGFLSAMTLPKFGKTLGSPNSQLHFYLEECYEQWRTLEKERKQAEAVLTKTYPGKRVSVVTSSVLPKMPPNPTRLDRLIVDQLREQARVAGLLGKMEQLRSFPFHANIGSALDRHLEVIYITQARRKDEFINASSRQRQPVALFREDREILLLASAVKDLCSSTRKARTALWCALQMTLPKTNSYPEDRDKLGICSPLGQDSPEQISLERALTGL
- the fzd2 gene encoding frizzled-2; translated protein: MQTSGSLCLLLALMLPCCFVASGQYHGDSGIAVPDHGFCQPITIPLCTDIAYNQTIMPNLVGHYNQEDAGLEVHQFYPLVKVQCSPELKFFLCSMYAPVCTVLEKAIPPCRSICERAKHGCEALMNKFGFQWPERLRCEHFPVLGDGHLCVGQNDSMATVSPVHMPVPGTPGIQLYSSPDKPFRCPSMLKVPTYLSYKFLGELDCGAPCESSRTHGAYMFFTDQEIEFARIWILIWSSLCCASTLFTVTTYLVDMQRFRYPERPIIFLSGCYTMVSIAYIAGYFLGDKVVCNESFFTDSYKTIVQGTKKEGCTILFMMLYFFSMASSIWWVILSLTWFLAAGMKWGHEAIEANSQYFHLAAWAVPAVKTISILAMGQIDGDVLSGVCFVGLNNLDPLRGFVLAPLFIYLFIGTSFLLAGFVSLFRIRTIMKHDGTKTEKLERLMVRIGVFSVLYTVPATIVIACFFYEQAFRQHWEKSWISTNCKSLAIPCPMQPAPHMTPDFTVFMIKYLMTLIVGITSGFWIWSGKTLHSWRKFYTRLTSSGQGETTV